One part of the Candidatus Sericytochromatia bacterium genome encodes these proteins:
- a CDS encoding FHIPEP family type III secretion protein: MLDRLFGPFHGLHHWLDNRPDVRIALGALLFAGVLLLPLPGGVLDAWLLVVLATAIALSTLVFWVGEDLAPGEAMQSLPGFMRRFLLHRVVLSLAITKAILLGQGTGHVLEWVARSALGSQVGLGLATVTCLLLVRFALSHFPFQERLELAQRHYSDARAGLEVASSRGRLTPRQRERAEEALRQELNLLTDGAQVFRLLRSEAWLGLAQSVALLAVGGVAGLLLKGWSLSLTLSALTLYALAEMVVTLAPATLFAASLHHWISNALEQAVRLRLESNTEAPTPAPTVVVLELGREAHQTLRRAVPESLALVRARLAREFGVPLRRIDWQASSQLSARGFRIVVRGLTWSSGELDAQAGARDLGDLVWNCLRGRLGDLLTLESCEAWLDELAESHPLTVATLRKRLSGALIFSTLQALWQEEVPLRDVPGVLEAIVTSAEEDAGAPLLVGVRRRLSVAISLGLADAEGTITAWQLGGDWEPTLEGLDQDLVAGRDLLAACEAALGTARRGGRRMALIVPASHRERVAAVLRPKLPDVAVVSPEELSPLYGLRLLGTLERRSPQPISVSPLSLLKLTGA, from the coding sequence ATGCTAGACCGCCTTTTCGGGCCGTTTCACGGCCTCCATCACTGGCTCGACAATCGCCCCGACGTGCGCATCGCGTTGGGTGCCCTGCTGTTCGCGGGGGTGCTGTTGTTGCCGCTGCCCGGCGGGGTGCTGGATGCCTGGCTGCTGGTGGTGCTGGCCACGGCGATCGCCCTGTCGACGCTGGTTTTCTGGGTCGGAGAGGACCTGGCTCCCGGGGAAGCGATGCAGTCGCTGCCCGGTTTCATGCGGCGCTTTTTGCTCCACCGGGTGGTGCTTTCGCTGGCCATTACCAAAGCGATCTTGCTGGGCCAGGGCACCGGCCACGTCCTGGAATGGGTGGCGCGCTCGGCCCTCGGCAGCCAGGTCGGCCTGGGGTTGGCGACGGTGACCTGTCTGCTATTGGTTCGCTTCGCGCTCTCGCACTTTCCTTTTCAGGAACGCCTGGAACTCGCCCAACGTCACTACAGCGACGCCCGTGCCGGGCTGGAAGTCGCCAGCAGTCGCGGCCGCCTGACGCCGCGGCAGCGTGAACGAGCCGAGGAGGCCCTTCGGCAAGAGTTGAATTTGCTGACGGATGGGGCCCAGGTGTTTCGCCTGCTGCGCAGCGAGGCGTGGCTCGGGCTTGCTCAATCGGTGGCGCTTTTGGCCGTCGGAGGGGTGGCAGGCCTGCTGCTGAAGGGGTGGTCGCTCTCTCTGACGCTGTCGGCCTTGACCCTGTATGCCCTGGCCGAAATGGTCGTGACGCTGGCGCCAGCCACCTTGTTCGCCGCTTCGCTCCATCACTGGATTTCGAACGCCCTCGAGCAAGCGGTGCGGCTGCGGTTGGAGAGCAATACGGAGGCGCCGACGCCCGCCCCCACCGTGGTGGTGCTGGAGTTGGGGAGGGAGGCCCATCAGACGCTGCGTCGAGCCGTTCCGGAAAGCCTGGCCCTGGTGCGCGCTCGGCTGGCTCGCGAGTTTGGCGTTCCTTTGCGACGCATCGACTGGCAGGCCTCGTCCCAGTTGTCGGCGCGTGGCTTCCGCATCGTCGTGCGGGGCCTGACCTGGTCGAGCGGTGAGCTGGACGCCCAGGCCGGTGCGCGGGACCTGGGTGACCTGGTATGGAACTGCCTGCGGGGGCGCTTGGGCGATCTGTTGACGTTGGAATCCTGTGAGGCCTGGCTGGATGAATTGGCCGAAAGTCATCCTTTGACAGTGGCCACGCTGCGCAAGCGCCTGAGTGGTGCCCTGATTTTCTCCACCCTGCAGGCCTTGTGGCAGGAGGAAGTCCCCCTGCGCGACGTGCCGGGTGTTCTCGAGGCGATCGTGACGAGCGCGGAAGAGGACGCAGGGGCGCCCTTGCTGGTGGGGGTGAGGCGCCGTCTGTCCGTGGCCATCAGTCTCGGCCTCGCGGACGCTGAGGGCACCATCACGGCGTGGCAACTCGGCGGAGATTGGGAGCCCACGCTTGAGGGGTTGGATCAGGACCTGGTGGCCGGCCGGGACCTGCTGGCGGCGTGCGAGGCAGCCCTGGGCACGGCCCGCCGGGGCGGACGGCGCATGGCACTGATCGTTCCAGCCTCGCATCGCGAACGGGTGGCGGCCGTGTTGCGCCCGAAGTTGCCGGACGTGGCCGTGGTCTCCCCTGAAGAACTCTCGCCGCTCTACGGTTTGCGCTTGCTCGGAACCCTGGAACGGCGTTCTCCCCAGCCCATCAGTGTGTCGCCACTCAGCTTGTTGAAGCTGACCGGGGCTTGA
- the efp gene encoding elongation factor P: MISSNDLRPGKTIVIDGNPWTVLEFLHVKPGKGAAFVRTKLKNLKAGNTVERTFRAGETIPVANIDKREMQYMYEGAGEYNFMDQETYDQVALTPEQLGDTVKWLKEGMIAQVLYFDTAVIGVDIPNMVELEVVETDPGVRGDTATGGSKPAKLETGAVVAVPFFINQGERIRVDTRSGEYLGRA, from the coding sequence ATGATTTCTTCGAACGATCTCCGTCCCGGTAAAACCATCGTCATCGACGGCAATCCCTGGACCGTGCTCGAATTCTTGCACGTCAAACCCGGCAAGGGCGCGGCCTTCGTGCGCACCAAGCTCAAGAACCTCAAAGCCGGCAACACGGTGGAAAGAACGTTCCGCGCCGGTGAAACGATCCCGGTGGCCAACATCGACAAGCGTGAAATGCAGTACATGTACGAGGGCGCCGGCGAGTACAACTTCATGGACCAGGAAACCTACGATCAGGTGGCCCTGACGCCCGAGCAACTTGGCGACACCGTCAAGTGGCTGAAGGAAGGCATGATTGCGCAGGTCCTCTACTTCGACACCGCCGTGATTGGGGTCGACATTCCCAACATGGTGGAGCTCGAAGTGGTCGAAACCGACCCAGGCGTGCGGGGAGATACCGCGACGGGCGGCTCCAAACCGGCCAAGCTCGAAACGGGCGCGGTGGTGGCGGTGCCCTTCTTCATCAACCAGGGTGAACGCATTCGCGTGGACACCCGCTCGGGAGAATACCTTGGCCGTGCTTGA
- the nusB gene encoding transcription antitermination factor NusB has product MLNTRRSARELALLTLSQISNRSDKAPVSLTEMLARAADMLANEARERLQEAGADLVTSERKVQEAYLEISAGETLTRDDMAALLSTLERAQNAVELLGSALELPAQVALSGGEEVREFVTALVQTFVDHQGEIDQRLEGAADNWAVDRMASLDRDILRLAVGELLWTPEVPVEVVINEAVELAKKYGTPDSGRFVNGVLARFAEEGAQRRLSKPHVV; this is encoded by the coding sequence ATGCTGAACACCCGCCGATCGGCGCGTGAACTGGCCCTGCTCACGCTGTCCCAGATCTCCAATCGTAGCGACAAAGCCCCCGTCAGCCTGACGGAGATGCTCGCGCGGGCCGCGGACATGCTGGCCAACGAGGCCCGTGAGCGCCTTCAGGAGGCCGGGGCTGACCTGGTGACCTCGGAGCGCAAGGTCCAGGAAGCCTACCTGGAAATCAGTGCTGGTGAGACCCTGACGCGGGATGACATGGCGGCCCTGCTGAGCACCCTGGAACGGGCTCAGAACGCCGTCGAATTGCTGGGGTCGGCGCTTGAGTTGCCGGCGCAAGTGGCGCTCTCCGGCGGTGAGGAAGTGCGCGAATTCGTCACGGCGCTGGTGCAGACCTTCGTCGACCATCAGGGGGAAATTGACCAACGTCTGGAAGGGGCCGCCGACAACTGGGCGGTTGATCGCATGGCCAGCCTGGACCGCGACATCCTGCGTTTGGCGGTCGGCGAGCTGCTATGGACGCCGGAGGTGCCGGTCGAGGTGGTCATCAACGAAGCGGTCGAACTGGCGAAGAAGTATGGCACGCCGGATTCCGGTCGCTTCGTGAACGGTGTGCTCGCCCGCTTTGCCGAAGAAGGGGCGCAACGCCGCCTCAGCAAGCCCCATGTGGTTTAG
- the accB gene encoding acetyl-CoA carboxylase biotin carboxyl carrier protein yields the protein MLDSEAASLLDTQQLRDLLAAFDASDSVELKLSAGDFKVHLKKAQAAAVFAPVVHAPVPTLAVPTAAPTAAPAAELAASAPASPATAAPVSATTGVRSPMVGTFYQSPSPDAPPFVRVGDVVKPGQTVCIIEAMKLMNEIEAEQAGRVVRILVQNGQAVEFGQLLLELEPA from the coding sequence GTGCTTGATTCAGAAGCGGCGTCCCTCCTCGACACCCAGCAATTGCGCGACCTCCTGGCCGCGTTCGACGCGTCGGATTCGGTCGAGCTGAAGCTGTCGGCGGGTGACTTCAAGGTCCACCTGAAAAAGGCGCAGGCCGCGGCGGTGTTTGCACCGGTCGTTCACGCCCCCGTGCCGACGCTTGCCGTGCCGACGGCAGCCCCGACGGCAGCCCCGGCGGCTGAGTTGGCTGCTTCCGCGCCTGCCTCGCCTGCGACCGCGGCGCCAGTCTCCGCCACCACCGGGGTGCGCTCTCCCATGGTGGGGACGTTCTATCAGTCGCCGTCGCCGGATGCGCCGCCCTTTGTTCGCGTGGGTGACGTGGTCAAGCCCGGCCAGACCGTCTGCATTATCGAAGCGATGAAGCTGATGAATGAGATAGAGGCGGAGCAGGCTGGGCGCGTGGTTCGGATCCTGGTCCAGAACGGACAGGCCGTCGAATTCGGCCAGTTGCTGCTCGAACTCGAGCCGGCCTGA
- the accC gene encoding acetyl-CoA carboxylase biotin carboxylase subunit, with product MIKKVLIANRGEIALRVLRACQELDIDAVVVFSEADRESLPVRLAHESVCIGRAAASDSYLNAQSILSAAAITGCDAIHPGYGFLAENARFAEMAEAHGFTFIGPEPDAIAKMGDKASARELMKQAGVPVVPGSEGIVADPDAALALAEAIGYPVLIKATAGGGGRGMRVAHHPRDLQDNLKMAVKEAEAAFGSGDVYLEKYLEEPRHIEFQVIADTHGHVVHLGERDCSVQRRHQKLLEEAPSPALTPDLRDRMGAAALKAAQAVSYRGVGTVEFLLDRHGQFYFMEMNTRIQVEHPVTELITGIDLIKEQIRIASGEPLGYSQADIHFQGHAIECRINAEDPDRDFQPCPGTIQAYAAPGGPGVRVDSHCYPGYAIPPFYDSMIGKLIVWAPDRRQAIARMSRALGEYAITGISTTIPLHERILGNAFFRNGEVYTNFVQRRILGN from the coding sequence ATGATCAAGAAAGTGCTGATTGCCAATCGGGGCGAGATTGCCCTGAGGGTCCTTCGTGCTTGTCAAGAACTCGACATCGATGCGGTGGTCGTCTTTTCAGAGGCCGACCGCGAGAGCTTGCCCGTACGCCTGGCCCACGAATCGGTGTGCATTGGGCGCGCCGCCGCGAGCGACAGTTACCTGAACGCGCAGAGCATTCTGTCCGCCGCCGCGATCACCGGGTGCGATGCAATCCACCCAGGCTATGGCTTCCTGGCCGAGAATGCCCGCTTTGCGGAGATGGCCGAGGCGCACGGCTTCACGTTCATCGGGCCGGAGCCTGACGCCATCGCCAAGATGGGCGACAAGGCCAGCGCCCGTGAGCTGATGAAACAGGCTGGAGTGCCCGTGGTGCCAGGCTCGGAAGGCATCGTGGCCGATCCGGATGCTGCGCTGGCCCTGGCGGAGGCGATCGGCTATCCGGTGCTGATCAAGGCCACGGCGGGCGGTGGTGGTCGCGGGATGCGGGTGGCTCACCATCCGCGAGACCTGCAGGACAATCTGAAGATGGCGGTCAAGGAGGCCGAGGCTGCCTTCGGCTCAGGGGATGTGTATCTGGAGAAGTACCTTGAGGAACCTCGGCACATCGAGTTTCAGGTCATCGCCGATACGCATGGCCACGTGGTTCACCTCGGCGAGCGCGATTGCTCCGTGCAGCGGCGCCACCAAAAATTGTTGGAGGAGGCGCCTTCGCCGGCGCTCACGCCCGATCTGCGGGATCGCATGGGGGCAGCAGCACTCAAGGCGGCTCAAGCGGTGAGCTACCGCGGAGTGGGGACCGTCGAGTTTCTGCTCGACCGGCACGGACAGTTCTACTTCATGGAGATGAACACGCGCATCCAGGTCGAACATCCGGTGACCGAACTGATCACCGGCATCGATCTGATCAAGGAGCAGATCCGCATCGCCTCCGGGGAGCCACTGGGCTACTCGCAAGCGGACATCCACTTCCAGGGTCATGCCATCGAGTGTCGCATCAACGCCGAGGATCCTGACCGCGACTTTCAGCCCTGCCCCGGCACGATCCAGGCCTACGCCGCGCCCGGGGGGCCTGGCGTGCGGGTCGACAGTCATTGCTATCCGGGCTACGCCATCCCGCCGTTTTATGACTCGATGATCGGCAAGCTGATTGTCTGGGCGCCGGACCGTCGTCAGGCGATCGCCCGGATGTCCCGCGCCTTGGGCGAGTATGCGATCACCGGCATCAGCACGACCATCCCGCTCCACGAACGCATCCTGGGCAATGCATTTTTCCGCAATGGCGAGGTTTACACCAACTTCGTTCAGCGGCGGATCCTCGGAAACTGA
- a CDS encoding FHIPEP family type III secretion protein produces the protein MSSRHVFPMLFVFGLGALIATAASQQGPLAQMGQGRRNLAGASPLPEVEICLGSELAAIAGSLRETVNQVPRTIRDQLGFAPQSLQWRDSLEVAPFSYQLRLRGLTVGTGQLRPGALVALQTVGTDAADLPGEAFDDPVSGRRGVWIEEQDAGQARLLGFDVLDASFLMALHVDTLLRRHLHELLTREEAHHAIERARHLVPRTVQELLGRLPVGVVQQVLRNLLREQVSLRDLPFIVEALTDAAEGGVRDPEILTERLRLRLARQLTAELADLDGSLKVIPIGFRWDQLREAQPGDPVVLELIARLRARLAIERESRRRTVLLAPQDMRAKARRLIEGALPDLPVLSEQEVDPAVRVVRLADLIPA, from the coding sequence ATGTCTTCACGCCACGTTTTTCCCATGCTGTTCGTCTTTGGTCTGGGGGCGCTGATCGCCACAGCCGCCAGCCAACAGGGCCCCTTGGCCCAGATGGGCCAGGGGCGTCGCAATCTGGCGGGCGCTTCGCCGCTGCCCGAGGTTGAAATTTGCCTCGGGTCGGAACTGGCGGCGATCGCCGGCTCCCTTCGTGAGACGGTCAACCAGGTCCCGCGCACCATTCGAGACCAGCTGGGCTTTGCGCCCCAGTCGCTGCAATGGCGTGATTCGCTGGAGGTGGCCCCCTTCAGTTATCAACTTCGGCTGCGTGGGCTCACTGTCGGAACAGGCCAGTTGCGGCCGGGTGCGCTGGTGGCCCTGCAGACGGTCGGCACGGATGCCGCCGACCTGCCTGGCGAGGCGTTTGATGATCCGGTCTCGGGTCGTCGCGGCGTCTGGATCGAGGAGCAGGATGCCGGCCAGGCCCGCCTCCTCGGGTTCGATGTACTCGATGCCTCCTTCCTGATGGCCCTGCACGTGGATACCTTGCTGCGGCGCCATCTGCACGAGCTGCTCACCCGCGAAGAAGCCCACCACGCCATCGAGCGCGCCCGTCACCTGGTTCCGCGCACCGTTCAGGAGCTGTTGGGGCGCCTGCCCGTCGGCGTGGTTCAGCAGGTGCTGCGCAACCTGCTGAGAGAGCAGGTGAGCTTGCGCGACTTGCCTTTCATCGTCGAAGCGCTGACCGATGCCGCCGAGGGCGGCGTGCGTGACCCCGAAATCCTGACGGAGCGTTTGCGTTTGCGCCTCGCGCGGCAACTGACCGCCGAACTGGCGGACCTGGACGGCTCGTTGAAGGTCATTCCGATCGGTTTCCGCTGGGACCAGCTTCGCGAGGCACAGCCTGGCGATCCGGTGGTGCTGGAATTGATTGCCCGCCTGCGCGCACGTCTCGCCATTGAGCGTGAAAGTCGGCGGCGCACGGTGTTGCTGGCCCCCCAAGACATGCGCGCCAAGGCCCGTCGCCTGATTGAGGGGGCTCTCCCGGACCTGCCGGTGCTTTCGGAGCAGGAGGTGGACCCTGCGG
- a CDS encoding dual specificity protein phosphatase family protein encodes MAYRFTWVFPELLAGMACPGYFTALGADLDYLAEAGVKHIVTLTEFALDLPQEAPFVAHHLPIADFGAPDHEQTQRFCRLVDDATATRERVVVHCLAGIGRTGTMLAAYAIWRDGLTAAQALSFVRSRRPEYVQSVEQEAYLEDWEVWVKATRTP; translated from the coding sequence ATGGCCTACCGTTTCACCTGGGTGTTCCCCGAATTGCTCGCCGGAATGGCCTGTCCTGGTTATTTCACTGCGCTCGGTGCCGACCTCGACTATCTCGCTGAGGCGGGTGTCAAGCACATCGTGACGCTGACCGAATTCGCCCTCGACCTGCCGCAGGAAGCGCCCTTCGTGGCACACCATTTGCCGATTGCCGACTTCGGGGCGCCTGACCACGAGCAAACGCAGCGTTTTTGTCGGTTGGTCGATGACGCCACCGCGACTCGGGAACGCGTGGTGGTTCATTGTTTGGCCGGCATCGGCCGCACGGGAACCATGCTGGCCGCCTACGCCATCTGGCGTGATGGACTGACGGCTGCACAGGCCCTCAGCTTTGTCCGGAGCCGTCGCCCCGAGTACGTTCAGAGCGTCGAGCAGGAAGCCTACCTGGAAGATTGGGAAGTCTGGGTAAAGGCCACCCGAACGCCTTGA